The sequence CCCCCCATCCTCCACAACGGGGCAGGGATAAATCAGGACTTTTGAGTTCGTTTCCTCCAGGGGCCCTTTTGCGGCCATTTGCCCACCCCGTGGAATTCACGGATCCTTTGTTGAAAAGATCGGCTCTTCCCACTTAAACACAGTTTTAGCAGAAGAGAGTCTGTGCTCTGTGGGTTTAAAACGCGCGATCTAGGTCGACCCCCGTCAGGAAACAGGGTGGGGTGATTTGTGTGAGGTCCTTTGAGTCTGCCTACTGACTCCAGTCTTCCTCTGTCGACTCTAGCGCCCCAaagtgggtgggggaggaggcaggcatTCTTTTTAAGGTTGGGGGATGGTGGGCTGGGCAGCCGTTTGGGGTGGAGAAGGCCAGTGCAGATGTCTGCCGACACCACCCGCTGGGACCCTCTGTTAAAGCAGGTGACTGGGGGAGAGGGTCCCCTTGGCCGTAAAGTGTCTTTGTTCAGCGTGAAATGGCTTTGGGAGGGGAGTTACTTTATCCCAGCTTTTTTATTATCAGAGCTTACTAGACAATAAGGGGGtccagggcttctcttgtggctcagacggtaaagaatctgcctgcaatgcaaaatctgcctgcaatgcgggagacggggattcgatccctggatcaggaagatcccctggagaaggcaatggcaacgggctacagtccatagggtcggaaagagtcggacacgactgagtgactaacacacaggaTACACACACTAGATTGTAGTTGAAAGCCACCCTAGCATAGGGATTTGACAATCTGGCTCCATCCTCATCTGGGCCTCTGATCCAGACCTTTGTGGTTCTAGGTCTACCTGCACTCTTTCTCATGATATCCACACACCTGTCAACATCCAGGTTCTGAAAAAACAGGGACTGTTTGGTCTCAACGAGGCCCAGCTTCGGATCCTGCTTTTACAGAATGACCCCTGCCTTCTACCAGAGGTGAGTCACCAAGCAGTTGCCCTCATATTGCCTGAATCCATGAAAAAAGTCAGGGAAGAACATCAAATGTTTGCTCGCCCAGGGCGGCctgaggggaagggggcaggtgTGGACAGTGGTGACCTTCCTGGACTCTCTGATTTTATTGGGCTTTAATACACTTTGACATGCAAGGAGTGATGGACCTGTGTgggatagaaataataataataatagtttatggatttttttttttagttcttactGAATGCCAAGTATTGATAGTTCAGTTGTCTTAAGCTATTAGTAACCAGTGAGTGAAGTATGCCTATCCCCGTTTTACAGGTGAGGCAACTGAAGTTtgtttaaataacttgcccaaggtcacatagtaaATGACAGATTTGAATTTAGTTTTGTCTGATTATGAAGCCTTGGTTTTGTAAATTACCTGTTTATACTTCTGCTGATTTTTCTATCCaggcatttgtctttttctgttaatTCATAAGATATCTTTAATGACAAATCCCTTTTTGGGTCACATTTGTTACAAGTATTCTCCCCCATTTATTTTGGGCGGCTTTAGATATTTTAACTGCTTTGCACCTCCATAATGTAGTTTCAAATGCTTACAAAGTACTCATTATAACTGCTATAATGGCAAAATTAGCACACTTGTATCTGTTTAGCTATacacaaagaattttcaaacaaaCGGATTGGaatcaccaaagaagatattacAAGaggcctccaattaaaagtagaGTTTTCTAATCTAGCCCAATGATTCTGTGATAGACACTTTTTATGTTGGTGGCGCTAgtcgtaaagaacctgcttgccactttaggagacataatgagacacagggtccatccctggcttggaaagatcccctggaggagggcatggaaacccactctagtacccttgcctggagaatcccatggacagaggagcctgatgggctatagtccatagggttgcaaagagcataCATAACTGAAATGACTTATCACGCACACACCTTGCCAGAAAGGggatgggaagaagggaggatGTTAGGAAAACAGAGTAGCTCATGGTTGTGGTCACACTTTAACTCAGAGAAATTTCAGTGTCTACAGGGAAGAAATTCAGAAGGCGAGGGGTTTGAGCTAGATACTTTGGTAGCTCAAAAATTGGTAGTCGGTAGAGGCTGCCCTCCAGGCAGCAGTCTATACTCAGAAGTCTGGAGTCAGCCTTAGGAGCTGACAGGCTTCTACTTGGCATCCAtgtgcttcctgacttcaggttctgAAGCCAGGTTTGGTATGTCATGAGCCAGATTCATTCCAGCAATGTTGCCTGATGCAGTCCCAGCAGCAGCTGGAGCAGGTTCTtggcaggaagggagaggaggatgCGGCACCTGCAGGACAGGGTCCAGTCTGTCCTGTGTCCGAGAGAAGGGACAGTGCCATTTCTATTTACCTTTAgtgttcatggatttttttttttgactaataGAAACTTagtgtttttatattcttaaacttactgaatttttttctttgtggcttCTCCCCGAGTGTCCTGGGTCCAGCCTCATTTTGTCGTATTAGTCTGTGTCAGTGTTCTGTGAACAGGTGATGGGTTGGCTGCATTTATGAAGGGAGCCTGCCTTCAGGTTGATCATCTGAAGCTGGTGGTGTGTatcatgggggcttcccaggtggcgctagtggtaaagaacccgcctgcccatgcaggagacataatgagacacagattcgatccctgggtagggaagatcctctggaggaggacatggcaacccactctaggattctggcctggagaatcccatggacacaggagcctggtgggctagtgtccatggggtcgcaaagagttggacacaactgagcaacttagcacacagcacagtcatGCGGCACAAAACACGGCCACTTAGACAGCAGGGACCGTGGATAAGCAGCTGGGTGAGGCAGAAATGGTACCTCGCGTCTCATGTGTGAAAATACATGATGATCCCTTTTACCCTTCTCCCAAAGATTCAGTACATGGTGCAGGTCCAGTGTATGTAAGACATCAGTAAGGggtgggacttccccggtggctcagtagttaggacactgtacttccactgcaaggggcgcAAGTTCCATCcttgactggggaactaagatcctgcatgccatatgccccccccccaaaaaaaaaacagggggGCACATATCACAGTGTGTACagacatgctaagttgcttcagtcatgtctgactctgtacagccctatggactgtggaccactaggcttctctgtccatgggattctccaggcaagagtactggagtgtgttgccatgtacTCCAGAGatggagcctgcatctcttacttctcctgcactggcaggcaggttctttaccactactgccacctgaaAAGTCCACATATTGTGATattatgatttataataagaaatatatatttgctcttcatctctgcctctggcacagagttcctaaaactcttgaaatttcctgaatgttgagaGCAATGAAACATTACTTTTGTTCTGTTCATGTGATGACTTTTGAAACGTCCCTAGGTGACATGGGGACTGGTTCCCCTAAGAACCAATTacgtgattagagggttggaactttcagtcccaccccCAGTCCTGGGAGAGTAGAAGGCCTCGAGATTGAGTTCAGTTACCAGtggccagtgatttaatcaaggaagcctccataaaaccTCAACAGGATGGGCTTTAGAGAACTTTCAGGCTGGTGAACACGTGGAGGTCCTGGGAGAGTGGTGGCCATAGAGAGTCTGGAAACTCTGTACCCTTCCCCCAAGCCCTTTGTGTCTATTCCATCCAGCCgttcctgagttatatccttttatgcttcccagctggtgctagtggtaaagaactggcctgccaggAGACGCCAATTCGATCCTTGGgtccgaaagatcccctggagaaggaaatggcaattcactccagtatttttgcttgggaaatcccatggacagagtagcctggcaggctgcagtttgcAGGGATAATAAACTGGAAATTTAGCAAGCAAAATGTGTCTTTGAGTTGTGTGAGCCTTTCTAGCAAATTAGTTGAACACAGGCAAGGGGTTGTGGGAACTTCTAATCTGTAGCTGGAAGATCAGAAGCACAGGTGTCAACCTGAACTTATGATTTGTATCTGAAGTGAGGGCAGTCTTGtgggtggtagtttagttgctaagtcgtgtctgaatcttgcgatccaatggactgtagcctgctaagctcctctctccatgggattttccaggcaacaatactggagtggcttgccattcccttctctagaggatcttcccaatccagggatcgaacccgggtctcctgcactgcaggcaggtttttttttaccaactgagcttccagggaagtcctaggctTGTGGGACCAAGCCCTAGCCCTTAACATGTGCGATCTGATGCCATTCCAAGTCTGTCTCCTGGAGATtatgtcagaattgagttaaatttgTGGGATGCCTCTTCAGTGTCAGCTGAGAATCACTTGGTGGTGTTGGAAAACACACACGttgtaaatatgaaaatatactttGCTGATACATTTGAAAACTTTCATGAAATGGGCAAATCTCTAGAAAAATATTGCAAGTCAATATTAATTCAAGAATAAATAGGAAaccagaatcattttttttttaaataaaaacattcaaataaaaatgtaaaaaactcaCAAAATCAGAATGTTCGGTAAGTCTTCTACAAGAGAGTATTAAGCTCTTACGGATCTATTGCTCAGCTTTAACATATCTTGAAGGAATAGATTATTCCGATTTGGGGGCTAGATCTGGGATCTGGGATCTTTGATCTCCTGTACATTCTGGAACCAGTATTACACTGTTTAATGAAAGTATGTTATATTTTAAGATATGGTGGTATGAGTCTCTATGCCTTTActctttttcaaatgttttccctTTAATCCATTCTCACTTGTTTCCTTTTTCAGGTAAGCTTTTACAATCATTTAAATTCCTAAAACTGTTTTATAGGAATTCTTTGGGGGAAGTAGGAGTTGCACTAAAATTGTGTGTTCATTTCAGAAAATTGGCATCACAGTGGCAGGTaggaagccattaaaaaaatttattgattgagatataattgatgtacagtAAGTAGTatgttagtttcacatgtataatgtttaaatacattatgaaatgatcaccatggtaAGTCCAATAACATCTGTCTCTAtacaatttttgttgttgttgttcagtcgccaagttgtatctgactctttgtgagcccgtttgcccaagttcatgtccaggGAATCAATGAtgtgttggatggcatcactccaTACAATATTGACCATATTTTTCTGCTGTATATTATGTTTGTGTGACTTACTTTATGATGGGAAgattgtacctcttaattcccttcaGCTATTTCACCCATCCTTCACCTCTCTGTCCTTGGGCAACCACCCCCTTGTTCTTTGATACCATTTGTGGTATCAGTCTCTGGTCATCTGGTCATTTGTGTCCAGTAGAATTGCCCACATTTTAGGTTTGGCTGTGTTCCTCTAGTGTCATTTAATGTGTTCCTCTGTCCCCTGAATTTACTGTAAATTGATTGATCTGGAGCTTTGATTGGATTTAGGCTTGAATTATGTAGCAAGAATTTTTTGTACACGTGGTATATTGTTAGGGTGACTAATGGTCCCCATTTGCCCGGGACTGAAGGGTTTCCAGCCTTGTCAGACTTTCCTGCTAAAAAGTCATATTTCCTATTGTCAGGAGGTATACAATGTCTGGTCCCAATGCAAATATTAATAGTGCTCCTTTAAAAATGCCCTTGTCTGGGTAATAAATTATCTAATCATGCTGCCTGTCCAGATTGGCTTCCCTGGAGACAGAGGCTGACATAGGGATTGAGGTGCATGAGATATATTGAAGGTTGGATCCTTGGGAAAAATCTGTAAGGTAAAACAGCGGGAGGGGAGAGCTACAGGCAAGATGGAATGGCCCTGACTTGATTCACACAGAGGCTTGGGAGCAAATATCACTAGCTTTCAGGTTCTAGCTTTGAGGCAGGGTCCGGCCTTTAGTACCTGCATAGAAGTCACTCATTGGCTACAGGCTTCgggagaggagggcaggccaGCTGAAAGTCAAGGTCAGAGGGGGGCAGCTGAATGTTAGTTGCAGCTAGGAGAGATGtgggccttccaggtggctcggtggtaaagaatctgcctgccagtgcaagagacgtgggttcaattcctgggtcgggaagatcccttgcagcaggaaatggcaacctgctccagcctGAAAAaccccttggacggaggagcctggtgggctgcagtccatggggtggcagagtcagacacgacagcccTTGAGTACACACAGGAGAGATGTGAGTGGAGGAACTATCACATACCCGTCTGCCTTTCACCCGTGGGGACTTTAACAGCCATCGATGATCAGAGGGTGCCATTTAGAGATACTGCCCTTTACTGTCTTGAGATACAGTGAAAACAAACATCCTGAGTGTTGCTTCATTTCTGTACCAGGTCTGTTTGCTCTACAACAAAGGTGAAGCCCTCTATGGTTACTGCAACCTCAAAGATAAATGCACCAAGTTGCACGTGTGCAAGTCCTTCGTCAGGGGAGAGTGCAGGCTGCAGAAATGCAAGCGGTCCCATCAACTCATTCATGCTGCATCCCTGGAGCTGCTGCAGGACCAAGAACTGGAGATCTCAAGTGTCGTTAATTTTCAGATCATTTCCACCTACAAGCACATGAAGTTGCACAAGATGCTAGAAAACAAAGGTGAGACTATCAGAGATGAACAAAACACTATCCACAGTGTAGTGCTGAGCTGGAAGTGAGTCTGGGGAAAAAGCACTTCATAGGTTGATGGCTCCTGGGTCCTTGGGAGGCTTCATCAGTCAGTGTTCTATGATATTGAGCTGTGCTTCTAACCAAAAGAGGGAGGATTGGGTTCGAGTTTATTTTCAGCACTGCCCCCAGGTGTTTGGACAGTGTAGCTTCTTGGTAAGTTGGGGATCAGGAAGTTGGAATAATAGCCTTAACCTCTTTGTTAGgaaaaaagagggcttcccttgtagctcagttggcaaagaatctacctgctgtgcagaatacctgggttcgattcctgggttgggaagatcccctggaagaaggaaatgacaactcactccagtattcttgcccggagaatcccatggacagaggagcctagtaggctacagtccatggggttgcaagagttggacatgtcttagcgactaaaccaccaggaaaaaagaggaggaaggtgGGCTAGAAACATACATACTTATCCATACTGGAAACATAAGGATAATGTAGAgatggctttctttttttaaattgaattgaagttttttttcttaaatttttaggAAATTTTAAGCACGCTACAGAAGAGTTTGGAAAATAGAGAGTAGAAATAAAACTTACATATGACTCATTCTAATCCACAGTAATTGCTACCATTTAATTACAGGCCCTTCAGTCCTGTTACTAGAAAATACCAGTCCTGTGGTGGTCAGAGTCTGTAGCAGTTTAGTACCTTTTGTTCTCATGTTATACAGCATCATATATATCATCCCATATTGCTGCACAGTCTATCCTTTTTTAAGGTCTAtaaagtgtgggcttccctggtggctcagcagtaaagaatccagctaccaatgcaggagatttggattcaatccctgggtcgggaagatcccctggagaaggaaatggcaacccactccagtattcttgcctgggaaatcccatggacagaggggtgggctgcagttcatgaggtcaaaaaggagtcggacacaacttagcgactaaacaacagctaaGTGTGGTTTGGTCTTCTTTTAATTATAGTGTGAGGGTATTTATATCATGAGATTTGCTTATAGCTGAAAATCAGAGGGTAGTAGGCTTGGAAGAATTGCTGACGAAAAAACCAGATATCCAAAATCAGAATCTCTAAGCTTTAACATGGAAGTTCCTTGTGTTGGGATGGTAGAGACTGACCTGACGACTGGTGGCTTGAAGGTAGGGGGGACTCTGTATGTATCAGTGTCGGAGGCTGTGTCGGTGGGTCCCTAAATGGTGGCAGGGACCTCCCAACCTATATGATGAGTAGGGCCTGTCCCTGTCTTCATCTGGTCTTATTTAATGGGTCTCTCCTAACTATGAAATGTGACTTTCTGCTTGCTGTTGAGATGTATAAGTACATGTGTAATTTTTTCAATCCAGAAGACTTGAACTCTCTAAATCCCCAGCGTTGGGAGTTTTATCACAGATCTGACTAGCTTGGGCTGATGCTCCCAACATGAAATTTTGAGTGATACAGGAATATCTTAGGAAACCTCgtctctttcttcttcattttagaTGGTTCAGCTTCTCCTGCTGAGCATCCCCAGGGCCTTGAGAAACGAGGAGGGCACGTAGCTGGGGCTGCAGAGACCCGACCTCTGGTCTCTGGCCCTGCTGCGTCGGCCAAGAAGCCGTGTGCAGGCAGACCTTAAAGGACGTCGGCAGGATAAGAAGAGTGTCCAATCAGAAGGTCTGAAAACATGGCTTCTGTTGCCATTCAGTTTGTAACTGTTCATTCACTTAATTGTTGATTAATAATAGccataataatacctacctcacaggttgtgatgagaatgaaagaagatgggaaaggagaaaatgtCAGATTGGGAGGATGAAATTGGGGCTGAGTGGTTAGGGGTGAGGTTGGACATTAAACAGGCTAAGAGAGGGTAAAACCTGGAGGGAGATGAGGTCAGTCCTGGGCAAATCCTGCAGTTCTGGAGAGCTTACCCAGGCTAGCTGGCCAGAGCCCTTAAAGAGACAGACTCCTGCTGACCTGTTCTGGAACCCACCCAAGTGCCTATCTACACGTCCGTATACAGAGTTCACCTTGTGGTGTTCAGAGAGTACACACACtttatgctgcttttttttttttttttctaatagtcCATTAGCATTTCTCCATATGTGTTCACATTTATCAAGCATCATCATTTTTATGCACAGATACACTCATATATCATCCTTTGCTTCACTAGTTCCATTATTCTGGGATATTTTGATTCTTCCCAACAAATTTTGAATACAACTCTTCTTAAAATCcacataatattaatttttaagttgttCTTTGCTTTTGCTTCACCTATATAGTTGCTGAATGATActattgattttcatttctttaaaaatatatgcaggaattccctggtggtccagtggttaagattctgtgtttccactgcaggggacacaagtaaaaaatatattatctatatCTGTATGCCAGTAAATACttttctgtgtgtcttctttctcTATGTCTTTATTTTGTACGGTTTGTATGTGCCCTTGAATTGCTGGAGCCCTCCTCTGTGCTGATGTGAGTTGGCCTTTAATTAGGCTCCTTAAAGTTTTTGTGAAAGGATGATGACTGTATATGATATGATATCCAGCCCTTGCGGATCCACCCTCAGCCAACTCCACAGAGAATTTAACTTTTGGGTGCTCACCAGAGATTTCTACCTCACTCtgtttactttccattttttattaaacttttaccAAAGCTCAGAATCCTATAGTGTGAAGGAAGTATAGCTCATACATTCCTCCTAGTTGTGTCCATTCTTTCTGTGATTAAGATGAACCATCAGAAATCTAAATACCTCGCCCATTCTGTACTGACTTCCTGCTTCGTCCTTTCTGCCCCTGCCTACCCAGCTGTCTGTTGAGTTACACACCATgtttaattctttgttttcatgAAGGGGTACCACAGAGATCAGCTTTGTGAAtttctttcctgtgtttgttGTAGTAATAGCCCAAATATTGGTGTGtgaagttgttttctttcttttttttttttaaatttaactgtcTGGCAACAACATAACATTTGAGAAATAGGCCAAAGTGGTGCACTTTTCATCcatctaaatatatttaatttagaaaatttttaatcatgaaaatttttcttttccattgagaGAGATGAGTAAATATGTCCTTTTTAAAGTGAGAAAGTGCTGTGTTTTCTTCTGATGGACAATAAGAGCCATGCAACTTATGCTAATCCCTTCACTTTGATTGCCAACAACAGTATTTCTGAAAACTCTTAGGTTTTGCAtatctagtttcttttttctttgttgtgatttctcctggtgataactttttaagaaaaatcttcacattttattatcacttacattttattattttactatttcttttgtAAGCCATGTTAAATCCTTAATGGAAACAGTGTAGCATGTAAAAGCATATTCTTTACATCTTTGGTAGGTTTTTACATTATTGTGTtctttttgtatatctttttaaaattttatttttgtatctcttATAATTATGCCTTTATGTACGAAGTTATTGACTCTCTAATCTTTGTTGCAATATTTTATTCAATtctataatattccattttaatcTTTGTTCCATTAGTAGTCATTCTCTATAAACATTTTATGTACTCATACCTGTCTCTCTTATTTTATCTTGATGATTCAGCTGTTGGAGAGTTATCAGGTTAGAGTTTTCTTTGGCAATCCATCAGGGCTTATGAGATGAAGCTGCACATCTATAGGCTCCCTAAACTCCAAATACCCTAAATTGAATGACTGACTTTCCTTCAGACTTGTTCCTCCTTTTGATCTTAATTTTGAAGCGTCCCCACCAAATGACTTAAGCGAAAACCCTGCAAAGTGTCCTATACTTTTACTTTCTCCTTATTCCATGTCAGATTGATTACCCTATGT is a genomic window of Odocoileus virginianus isolate 20LAN1187 ecotype Illinois chromosome 1, Ovbor_1.2, whole genome shotgun sequence containing:
- the ZC3HAV1L gene encoding zinc finger CCCH-type antiviral protein 1-like → MAEPTVCSFLTKVLCAHGGRMFLQDLRGHVELSEARLQDVLRQAGPDRFLLQEVEVREGPWDAEAEVAAGAGGGGGGPAAWRVVAVSSARLCARYQRGECQACDQLHLCRRHMQGKCPNRDCWSTCTLSHDIHTPVNIQVLKKQGLFGLNEAQLRILLLQNDPCLLPEVCLLYNKGEALYGYCNLKDKCTKLHVCKSFVRGECRLQKCKRSHQLIHAASLELLQDQELEISSVVNFQIISTYKHMKLHKMLENKDGSASPAEHPQGLEKRGGHVAGAAETRPLVSGPAASAKKPCAGRP